From a region of the Andrena cerasifolii isolate SP2316 chromosome 13, iyAndCera1_principal, whole genome shotgun sequence genome:
- the Siz gene encoding brefeldin-resistant Arf-GEF family protein schizo isoform X3 has protein sequence MSAALGSVGDPAGLLDPDVESILEEKNQLISRQYAEIERLQRELNEVIGERDALLCEVSKFKFEREMTDLKRLHDDSFPSKMERPSQHTSAVNQVHGAGMHGVYSSGSQTSLTASYITGQSYIQSQNYGHGPYNSSSNVRVYAHAGYNQPQSYGTMVQGYGGQPQTGYQQNHLKKGPVRNGDVLKRCRLQTARYELSQDLLDKQIEMLERKYGGVKARNAALTIQRAFRRYTLLKKFAAITAMAKAEKRLSRKLQESQDRSSGMNEHERMVYHSQIYIQQPQTANRPIPIRSMSLRERRHVENSQSPIPRSQSGRCEVQVPGHQHVNHIHQSGRHTPSLVPSSCSRHQQLPPSPCWESSSQESGSSIHYYNPQETLCGIRQETPPRDLLRTPCTSPSTPHNLQTPVPQNWNNTSHLGSGSRSRGSAKKVPPEVPKRTSSITSRSMEPRHNGLSKSVENGSLSSVQSSGSDSTNCESSEGDAQRGSPVWKHKGISSSPEHQECANHATDSSTMINSAKDLGHSHATSGYQLPMMDHPESMPQTSYKVSETVKKRQYRVGLNLFNKKPERGISYLIRRGFLENSPQGVARFLISRKGLSKQMIGEYLGNLQNTFNMAVLECFSHELDLSGMQVDVALRKFQAYFRMPGEAQKIERLMEVFSQRYCQCNPDVVARLRSADTVFVLAFAIIMLNTDLHTPNLKPERKMRLEDFVKNLRGIDDCGDIDRDILVGIYERVKENEFKPGSDHVSQVMKVQATIVGKKPNMALPHRRLVCYCRLYEIPDIHKKERPGVHQREVFLFNDLLVVTKILSKKKNSVTYTFRQSFPLCGMVVTLFEVPHYPYGIRLSQRVDAKVLVTFNARNEHDRCKFVEDLRESISEMDEMETLRIETELERQKSSRSARGGAENRDSGVADVEICPCPGPCSDRSETTDMDTQLKRSALSNSLLDIHEQFAGEKPQRRGSVGSLDSGMSISFQSTSASSMSQGIKHPGQAHPIHPGATIPGGTKGLAQQPSFLGGLFAKRERKLSQSEESGPYSRTTEV, from the exons CTTCCCGTCGAAGATGGAGAGGCCTTCGCAGCACACCTCGGCCGTGAACCAGGTCCACGGTGCTGGGATGCACGGAGTGTACTCTTCGGGGAGTCAGACGTCCCTGACGGCGTCCTACATCACCGGCCAGTCGTACATCCAGAGTCAGAACTACGGCCACGGACCGTACAACTCGTCGTCGAACGTGCGTGTCTACGCCCACGCCGGCTACAACCAGCCGCAGAGTTACGGGACCATGGTCCAGGGCTACGGTGGCCAGCCACAGACGGGGTATCAGCAGAATCACCTGAAAAAAGGCCCCGTGCGCAACGGAGACGTGCTGAAGAGATGCCGACTGCAGACTGC CAGGTACGAATTGTCCCAGGACCTGCTGGACAAGCAGATCGAGATGCTGGAGAGGAAGTACGGCGGCGTGAAGGCGAGGAACGCCGCGTTGACTATCCAGCGGGCGTTCCGCAGATACACTCTGCTGAAGAAGTTCGCCGCGATCACGGCCATGGCGAAGGCGGAGAAGAGGCTGAGCAGGAAGCTCCAGGAGTCCCAGGACAGGTCCTCCGGCATGAACGAGCACGAGAGGATGGTCTACCACAGCCAGATCTACATCCAGCAGCCGCAGACGGCCAACAGGCCAATCCCCATCAGGAGCATGTCTCTGAGGGAGAGGAGGCACGTGGAGAACTCCCAGTCGCCTATTCCAAGGAGCCAGAGTGGCAGGTGCGAGGTTCAGGTTCCTGGGCACCAGCACGTAAACCACATTCATCAGAGCGGCAGGCACACGCCGTCTCTGGTGCCCAGCTCTTGCAGCAGGCACCAGCAGCTACCTCCTAGCCCCTGCTGGGAGTCCAGCTCCCAGGAAAGTGGCTCCAGCATCCACTACTACAATCCACAA GAAACCCTCTGCGGAATCAGGCAAGAAACGCCCCCTCGCGACCTGCTAAGGACACCCTGCACGTCGCCATCCACCCCTCACAATCTCCAAACACCTGTGCCCCAGAATTGGAACAACACCAGCCATTTGGGGTCCGGCAGTAGGTCCAGAGGCTCCGCGAAGAAGGTGCCGCCGGAAGTGCCAAAGAGAACGTCTTCCATCACCTCCAGGTCCATGGAGCCGCGGCACAATGGCCTCAGCAAAAGCGTGGAGAACGGTAGCCTCAGCTCGGTCCAGAGCTCCGGCAGCGACTCCACTAATTGTGAGAGCTCCGAGGGCGACGCTCAAAGGGGATCACCTGTATGGAAGCACAAAGGAATC TCAAGTTCGCCGGAGCACCAGGAATGCGCAAACCACGCGACAGACTCCAGCACGATGATAAATAGCGCGAAGGATCTGGGTCATTCGCACGCCACCTCTGGCTATCAGCTGCCAATGATGGACCATCCGGAGAGCATGCCTCAGACCAGTTACAAAGTCTCGGAGACCGTGAAGAAACGCCAGTACAGAGTCGGCCTAAATCTCTTCAACAAAAAGCCAGAGAGGGGAATCAGTTACCTGATCAGAAGAGGATTCTTGGAGAACAGTCCCCAGGGCGTGGCGAGATTCCTGATCAGCAGGAAAGGACTCTCCAAGCAGATGATAGGGGAGTACCTCGGCAACCTGCAGAACACCTTCAACATGGCTGTGCTTGA ATGCTTCTCCCACGAGTTGGACCTGTCGGGCATGCAGGTGGACGTGGCGCTGAGGAAGTTCCAGGCGTACTTCCGAATGCCTGGCGAGGCTCAGAAGATCGAGCGGCTGATGGAAGTGTTCAGCCAGCGTTACTGCCAGTGCAACCCCGACGTGGTAGCCAGGCTACGGTCCGCAGACACGGTCTTCGTCCTAGCCTTCGCGATCATAATGCTGAACACGGACCTGCACACTCCGAACCTGAAGCCAGAGCGGAAGATGAGGCTGGAGGACTTTGTGAAGAACCTCAGAGGCATCGACGATTGCGGGGACATCGACAGGGACATACTGGTTGGGATCTACGAGAGAGTGAAGGAGAACGAGTTCAAGCCCGGCTCGGATCACGTGTCGCAGGTGATGAAGGTGCAGGCGACGATCGTCGGGAAGAAGCCGAACATGGCCCTGCCGCACAGGAGATTGGTCTGCTACTGTAGATTGTACGAAATCCCCGACATCCACAAGAAGGAGAGGCCCGGCGTCCACCAGCGGGAGGTGTTCCTCTTCAATGACCTTCTCGTCGTGACGAAGATCCTAAGCAAGAAGAAGAACAGCGTCACCTACACCTTCAGGCAGAGCTTCCCGCTTTGCGGCATGGTCGTCACGCTGTTCGAAGTTCCTC ACTACCCGTACGGGATCAGACTCTCCCAGCGCGTGGACGCAAAGGTGTTGGTCACGTTCAACGCGAGAAACGAGCACGACAGGTGCAAGTTCGTGGAGGACCTGAGGGAGTCCATCAGCGAGATGGACGAGATGGAGACGTTGCGGATCGAGACGGAGCTGGAGCGGCAGAAAAGTAGCAGAAGCGCCAGAGGCGGTGCCGAAAACAGGGACTCCGGCGTGGCTGACGTCGAGATCTGCCCGTGCCCCGGACCCTGCTCCGACAGATCCGAAACCACCGACATGGACACGCAGCTGAAGCGCTCTGCCCTCAGCAACTCGCTGCTTGACATACACGAACAAT TTGCCGGTGAGAAACCGCAGCGCCGTGGAAGCGTGGGCTCACTAGATAGCGGTATGTCGATTTCTTTTCAATCTACGTCCGCCAGCTCAATGAGCCAAGGCATTAAACACCCCGGGCAAGCTCATCCTATACACCCAGGGGCTACGATCCCTGGCGGTACTAAGGGACTGGCTCAGCAGCCGTCTTTTTTAGGGGGTCTGTTCGCCAAACGGGAACGAAAGCTATCGCAATCGGAGGAGTCCGGGCCCTACAGTCGCACCACGGAAGTATAA
- the Siz gene encoding brefeldin-resistant Arf-GEF family protein schizo isoform X8 has translation MERPSQHTSAVNQVHGAGMHGVYSSGSQTSLTASYITGQSYIQSQNYGHGPYNSSSNVRVYAHAGYNQPQSYGTMVQGYGGQPQTGYQQNHLKKGPVRNGDVLKRCRLQTARYELSQDLLDKQIEMLERKYGGVKARNAALTIQRAFRRYTLLKKFAAITAMAKAEKRLSRKLQESQDRSSGMNEHERMVYHSQIYIQQPQTANRPIPIRSMSLRERRHVENSQSPIPRSQSGRCEVQVPGHQHVNHIHQSGRHTPSLVPSSCSRHQQLPPSPCWESSSQESGSSIHYYNPQETLCGIRQETPPRDLLRTPCTSPSTPHNLQTPVPQNWNNTSHLGSGSRSRGSAKKVPPEVPKRTSSITSRSMEPRHNGLSKSVENGSLSSVQSSGSDSTNCESSEGDAQRGSPVWKHKGISSSPEHQECANHATDSSTMINSAKDLGHSHATSGYQLPMMDHPESMPQTSYKVSETVKKRQYRVGLNLFNKKPERGISYLIRRGFLENSPQGVARFLISRKGLSKQMIGEYLGNLQNTFNMAVLECFSHELDLSGMQVDVALRKFQAYFRMPGEAQKIERLMEVFSQRYCQCNPDVVARLRSADTVFVLAFAIIMLNTDLHTPNLKPERKMRLEDFVKNLRGIDDCGDIDRDILVGIYERVKENEFKPGSDHVSQVMKVQATIVGKKPNMALPHRRLVCYCRLYEIPDIHKKERPGVHQREVFLFNDLLVVTKILSKKKNSVTYTFRQSFPLCGMVVTLFEVPHYPYGIRLSQRVDAKVLVTFNARNEHDRCKFVEDLRESISEMDEMETLRIETELERQKSSRSARGGAENRDSGVADVEICPCPGPCSDRSETTDMDTQLKRSALSNSLLDIHEQFSFLLFAVAGEKPQRRGSVGSLDSGMSISFQSTSASSMSQGIKHPGQAHPIHPGATIPGGTKGLAQQPSFLGGLFAKRERKLSQSEESGPYSRTTEV, from the exons ATGGAGAGGCCTTCGCAGCACACCTCGGCCGTGAACCAGGTCCACGGTGCTGGGATGCACGGAGTGTACTCTTCGGGGAGTCAGACGTCCCTGACGGCGTCCTACATCACCGGCCAGTCGTACATCCAGAGTCAGAACTACGGCCACGGACCGTACAACTCGTCGTCGAACGTGCGTGTCTACGCCCACGCCGGCTACAACCAGCCGCAGAGTTACGGGACCATGGTCCAGGGCTACGGTGGCCAGCCACAGACGGGGTATCAGCAGAATCACCTGAAAAAAGGCCCCGTGCGCAACGGAGACGTGCTGAAGAGATGCCGACTGCAGACTGC CAGGTACGAATTGTCCCAGGACCTGCTGGACAAGCAGATCGAGATGCTGGAGAGGAAGTACGGCGGCGTGAAGGCGAGGAACGCCGCGTTGACTATCCAGCGGGCGTTCCGCAGATACACTCTGCTGAAGAAGTTCGCCGCGATCACGGCCATGGCGAAGGCGGAGAAGAGGCTGAGCAGGAAGCTCCAGGAGTCCCAGGACAGGTCCTCCGGCATGAACGAGCACGAGAGGATGGTCTACCACAGCCAGATCTACATCCAGCAGCCGCAGACGGCCAACAGGCCAATCCCCATCAGGAGCATGTCTCTGAGGGAGAGGAGGCACGTGGAGAACTCCCAGTCGCCTATTCCAAGGAGCCAGAGTGGCAGGTGCGAGGTTCAGGTTCCTGGGCACCAGCACGTAAACCACATTCATCAGAGCGGCAGGCACACGCCGTCTCTGGTGCCCAGCTCTTGCAGCAGGCACCAGCAGCTACCTCCTAGCCCCTGCTGGGAGTCCAGCTCCCAGGAAAGTGGCTCCAGCATCCACTACTACAATCCACAA GAAACCCTCTGCGGAATCAGGCAAGAAACGCCCCCTCGCGACCTGCTAAGGACACCCTGCACGTCGCCATCCACCCCTCACAATCTCCAAACACCTGTGCCCCAGAATTGGAACAACACCAGCCATTTGGGGTCCGGCAGTAGGTCCAGAGGCTCCGCGAAGAAGGTGCCGCCGGAAGTGCCAAAGAGAACGTCTTCCATCACCTCCAGGTCCATGGAGCCGCGGCACAATGGCCTCAGCAAAAGCGTGGAGAACGGTAGCCTCAGCTCGGTCCAGAGCTCCGGCAGCGACTCCACTAATTGTGAGAGCTCCGAGGGCGACGCTCAAAGGGGATCACCTGTATGGAAGCACAAAGGAATC TCAAGTTCGCCGGAGCACCAGGAATGCGCAAACCACGCGACAGACTCCAGCACGATGATAAATAGCGCGAAGGATCTGGGTCATTCGCACGCCACCTCTGGCTATCAGCTGCCAATGATGGACCATCCGGAGAGCATGCCTCAGACCAGTTACAAAGTCTCGGAGACCGTGAAGAAACGCCAGTACAGAGTCGGCCTAAATCTCTTCAACAAAAAGCCAGAGAGGGGAATCAGTTACCTGATCAGAAGAGGATTCTTGGAGAACAGTCCCCAGGGCGTGGCGAGATTCCTGATCAGCAGGAAAGGACTCTCCAAGCAGATGATAGGGGAGTACCTCGGCAACCTGCAGAACACCTTCAACATGGCTGTGCTTGA ATGCTTCTCCCACGAGTTGGACCTGTCGGGCATGCAGGTGGACGTGGCGCTGAGGAAGTTCCAGGCGTACTTCCGAATGCCTGGCGAGGCTCAGAAGATCGAGCGGCTGATGGAAGTGTTCAGCCAGCGTTACTGCCAGTGCAACCCCGACGTGGTAGCCAGGCTACGGTCCGCAGACACGGTCTTCGTCCTAGCCTTCGCGATCATAATGCTGAACACGGACCTGCACACTCCGAACCTGAAGCCAGAGCGGAAGATGAGGCTGGAGGACTTTGTGAAGAACCTCAGAGGCATCGACGATTGCGGGGACATCGACAGGGACATACTGGTTGGGATCTACGAGAGAGTGAAGGAGAACGAGTTCAAGCCCGGCTCGGATCACGTGTCGCAGGTGATGAAGGTGCAGGCGACGATCGTCGGGAAGAAGCCGAACATGGCCCTGCCGCACAGGAGATTGGTCTGCTACTGTAGATTGTACGAAATCCCCGACATCCACAAGAAGGAGAGGCCCGGCGTCCACCAGCGGGAGGTGTTCCTCTTCAATGACCTTCTCGTCGTGACGAAGATCCTAAGCAAGAAGAAGAACAGCGTCACCTACACCTTCAGGCAGAGCTTCCCGCTTTGCGGCATGGTCGTCACGCTGTTCGAAGTTCCTC ACTACCCGTACGGGATCAGACTCTCCCAGCGCGTGGACGCAAAGGTGTTGGTCACGTTCAACGCGAGAAACGAGCACGACAGGTGCAAGTTCGTGGAGGACCTGAGGGAGTCCATCAGCGAGATGGACGAGATGGAGACGTTGCGGATCGAGACGGAGCTGGAGCGGCAGAAAAGTAGCAGAAGCGCCAGAGGCGGTGCCGAAAACAGGGACTCCGGCGTGGCTGACGTCGAGATCTGCCCGTGCCCCGGACCCTGCTCCGACAGATCCGAAACCACCGACATGGACACGCAGCTGAAGCGCTCTGCCCTCAGCAACTCGCTGCTTGACATACACGAACAAT TCTCTTTTCTTCTGTTCGCAGTTGCCGGTGAGAAACCGCAGCGCCGTGGAAGCGTGGGCTCACTAGATAGCGGTATGTCGATTTCTTTTCAATCTACGTCCGCCAGCTCAATGAGCCAAGGCATTAAACACCCCGGGCAAGCTCATCCTATACACCCAGGGGCTACGATCCCTGGCGGTACTAAGGGACTGGCTCAGCAGCCGTCTTTTTTAGGGGGTCTGTTCGCCAAACGGGAACGAAAGCTATCGCAATCGGAGGAGTCCGGGCCCTACAGTCGCACCACGGAAGTATAA